From Pelotomaculum schinkii, one genomic window encodes:
- a CDS encoding DUF4145 domain-containing protein yields the protein MIPFTPPQYKKDVFTCPHCNSYAQQSWHPTRYDVSNYNIAYLMICFCSNCQKYSLWHYEKMIYPDNGGIMPPNPDLGEEIILDYIEASSIFNKSPRGAFALIRLCVQKLTKLLGEPGKNMNDDIASLVKKGLPLQIQQALDIIRVIGNADVYPGAIDLNDNPDMVLSLFELINIVADVMITQPKKIKELYDRLPQTKKEEIIKRDSP from the coding sequence ATGATACCATTTACTCCGCCACAGTATAAAAAAGATGTATTTACTTGCCCTCATTGTAATTCATATGCACAGCAATCTTGGCATCCGACAAGATATGATGTTTCAAATTATAATATTGCTTACCTTATGATATGTTTCTGCAGCAATTGCCAAAAGTATTCTTTATGGCATTATGAAAAAATGATATATCCCGATAATGGTGGCATTATGCCACCCAACCCTGATTTGGGTGAAGAGATAATATTGGATTATATCGAAGCAAGTTCAATCTTTAATAAATCCCCACGTGGAGCTTTTGCATTAATACGTTTGTGCGTTCAAAAACTAACAAAACTACTTGGTGAACCTGGAAAAAATATGAATGATGATATCGCTAGTCTTGTAAAAAAAGGATTACCTCTTCAAATCCAACAGGCCCTGGATATTATTCGTGTTATTGGGAACGCGGATGTATATCCTGGGGCAATAGATTTAAATGATAATCCTGATATGGTTTTAAGCCTTTTTGAATTAATCAACATAGTTGCAGATGTTATGATAACTCAACCTAAAAAAATTAAAGAGCTATATGATAGGTTGCCGCAAACAAAGAAAGAAGAAATAATAAAAAGGGATTCACCTTGA
- the pduL gene encoding phosphate propanoyltransferase encodes MQTSHIQEELVREIVNKYMNTGKISNQLIIPVRVSNHHIHLSQADLETLFGEGYELHPLKELSQKGFYAAKETLMLAGPKDVIKKVRVLGPLRKDTQIEILASDGPKLGIVPPLRISGVLAPAPALTLIGPKGIVVNNMGVMVAWRHIHIDSREAADLHIRESDLMQVKTMGDRAVILSNVKIRAGKFNTELHIDVDEANAAGIKDGDQVEVLL; translated from the coding sequence TTGCAAACATCACATATTCAAGAAGAGCTGGTTAGGGAAATTGTGAATAAATATATGAATACTGGTAAGATTTCTAACCAGTTAATTATCCCAGTACGTGTTTCTAATCACCACATTCATCTATCGCAAGCCGATCTTGAAACTCTATTTGGTGAAGGTTATGAGTTGCATCCATTGAAGGAGCTTTCGCAGAAGGGATTTTATGCAGCGAAGGAAACCCTAATGTTGGCTGGCCCCAAAGACGTTATCAAAAAGGTACGGGTGCTTGGCCCGCTGAGAAAAGATACTCAGATAGAGATATTGGCTTCAGATGGCCCTAAACTGGGCATTGTGCCGCCTCTCCGCATTTCCGGAGTTCTTGCTCCGGCCCCCGCCCTGACCCTGATTGGTCCAAAGGGTATTGTTGTCAACAATATGGGGGTTATGGTTGCGTGGCGACATATCCATATCGATTCGCGTGAGGCCGCCGATTTGCATATCAGAGAAAGCGACTTGATGCAGGTGAAAACGATGGGAGACCGGGCAGTGATTTTATCCAATGTCAAGATCAGGGCGGGCAAGTTTAATACTGAGCTTCACATTGATGTTGATGAAGCCAATGCGGCAGGAATTAAAGACGGCGACCAGGTGGAGGTTCTGCTGTAG
- a CDS encoding agmatine deiminase family protein, producing MKKKYSAIIIAAFVCLLIVFSVKSFRDNRVYEKPNINGNGGSDPVSYVFPGEFENQQAIWLQWPEGMYSTASNPVYPVFIDIIKSLDPYVGVNLISQSNEEIAQIKDLLQANGYSGSNVHYYIIDHLSIWTRDVGPVFVKDSQNRLNVVNFGFNNYGRGSSQYFADIESNIDKRAAEALGLPVISTNLVSEGGGIESNGRGTIMLTESVALDRNPGLAKEQIENEYKRVLGVKKVIWLKQGLAEDDLITKGHINEIARFASPDTILLAQVLPEDRYTNSDSQNSYLRMEENYNILLNSTDQDGKPFNIIRVPMPPTLYGEVDDTGKIPVRSYLNYAVTNGAVLMQTYWKPGRSEKLKAAEEQVKGIFQSVFPGRNIIGINAESVNLWGGGIHCITQHMPAN from the coding sequence GTGAAAAAAAAGTATTCAGCCATCATTATAGCTGCTTTTGTTTGCTTGCTTATAGTGTTTTCTGTAAAATCTTTCAGAGACAACAGAGTTTACGAAAAGCCAAACATTAATGGCAATGGCGGAAGCGATCCGGTTTCTTATGTATTCCCTGGAGAATTCGAAAACCAGCAGGCCATCTGGCTGCAGTGGCCCGAAGGGATGTACAGCACTGCCAGCAACCCGGTTTACCCGGTATTTATCGATATTATTAAGTCTCTGGACCCATATGTTGGCGTAAACCTGATATCACAGAGCAACGAAGAAATTGCGCAGATTAAAGATTTACTCCAGGCAAACGGTTATTCTGGCTCAAATGTCCACTATTATATAATTGACCACCTGTCCATCTGGACCAGAGATGTCGGGCCGGTTTTCGTCAAAGACAGTCAGAACAGGCTGAATGTTGTTAATTTTGGTTTCAATAACTACGGCAGAGGTTCCAGTCAGTATTTTGCCGATATTGAAAGCAATATTGACAAGCGGGCAGCTGAAGCGCTTGGTCTGCCTGTCATCAGTACCAACCTGGTTTCCGAAGGGGGCGGCATAGAGTCTAACGGCAGAGGTACGATCATGCTTACCGAATCGGTTGCGTTGGACCGAAACCCGGGGCTGGCAAAAGAGCAGATTGAAAATGAATATAAAAGAGTCCTTGGGGTAAAGAAAGTAATTTGGCTTAAACAGGGACTTGCCGAAGATGATCTAATTACAAAAGGGCACATTAATGAAATAGCACGTTTTGCAAGTCCGGATACGATACTTTTGGCACAGGTCCTGCCGGAGGATAGATATACAAATTCTGATTCCCAAAATTCATACCTGCGCATGGAAGAAAACTACAATATATTGCTTAACTCTACTGATCAGGATGGAAAGCCGTTTAACATCATCAGGGTTCCGATGCCTCCCACACTTTACGGGGAGGTGGACGATACCGGCAAAATTCCCGTGCGCAGCTATCTGAATTATGCTGTTACAAACGGAGCGGTATTGATGCAGACTTATTGGAAGCCCGGGCGTTCAGAAAAACTGAAAGCTGCCGAAGAACAGGTTAAGGGGATATTTCAGAGTGTATTCCCAGGACGCAATATAATTGGTATCAATGCTGAAAGTGTTAACCTGTGGGGAGGCGGAATCCACTGTATAACCCAGCATATGCCTGCGAATTAG
- a CDS encoding response regulator transcription factor encodes MLKVLVVDDYPMEGEAINYILKKYRPEIKYLGQAFTGNSGLEITREKNPDIVFVDIKMPGMDGLSMTRKLKEISPKTKIVIVTAYDEFEFIQTALRLGVNDYLLKPVQSQELLNVLDLLSAQLNEEESIPVKPYLTVIPPKYQVLMMQIQAGDTQKSCKLLNEIWLELISAAKEDVILTRTSSIDLANSVLQLCGENNCCKEAITSVYYSFIKKVSTAQSVNSTENFLKEFVENCTNSFNQYIHEAGYRQISRSKELIEQRLHTNITLESIAKEIFISPYYLSHLFKKKTGVTFMHYVIERRLEKAKQLLVTTNDTIELIALKTGYEESNSFRRLFKKIVGISPSEYRTSSKKQLEEKE; translated from the coding sequence ATGCTTAAAGTATTGGTTGTAGATGATTATCCTATGGAAGGGGAAGCCATTAATTATATATTGAAGAAATACCGCCCTGAGATTAAATATCTGGGTCAGGCTTTCACCGGTAATAGCGGGCTGGAAATTACAAGGGAGAAAAATCCGGACATTGTTTTTGTAGACATTAAAATGCCTGGTATGGATGGCCTTAGCATGACCCGGAAATTAAAAGAGATTTCCCCCAAAACAAAAATTGTAATTGTCACCGCTTATGATGAATTCGAATTTATTCAAACTGCATTGCGGCTAGGTGTAAACGACTACCTTTTGAAGCCTGTTCAGTCGCAGGAACTTCTCAATGTACTAGATTTGTTAAGTGCCCAACTGAATGAAGAAGAAAGTATTCCGGTGAAACCATACCTTACTGTCATTCCTCCGAAATATCAAGTATTGATGATGCAAATACAAGCTGGGGATACACAAAAATCCTGTAAGCTGCTGAATGAAATTTGGTTGGAACTGATTTCCGCTGCAAAAGAAGACGTGATTCTTACGCGTACAAGTTCCATTGATCTTGCTAATTCAGTGCTCCAACTATGTGGTGAGAATAATTGTTGCAAAGAAGCAATTACGTCGGTCTACTATTCTTTTATCAAGAAAGTATCTACTGCACAAAGCGTCAATTCCACCGAAAATTTCCTTAAAGAATTCGTTGAAAACTGTACCAATAGCTTTAATCAATACATTCATGAAGCCGGATATAGACAAATTTCACGTTCAAAGGAGCTTATCGAACAAAGATTGCATACCAATATAACATTGGAAAGCATCGCCAAGGAAATTTTTATAAGTCCGTATTATTTGAGTCATTTATTCAAAAAGAAAACCGGAGTCACCTTCATGCATTACGTGATTGAACGCCGACTTGAGAAGGCCAAGCAACTACTTGTCACAACTAATGATACAATCGAGCTAATTGCCTTAAAAACGGGCTACGAGGAATCAAATTCTTTCCGCCGTCTTTTTAAGAAAATTGTGGGTATATCTCCCAGCGAATATCGCACTTCAAGCAAAAAGCAACTTGAAGAAAAGGAATAG
- a CDS encoding spore coat protein, with the protein MQLFNQYVSQEQQHYNTINQLLQGQQPNTAANQGVQQQAQPMQNQKLAGMINQEDAALCTDMLMTEKFVSGSYDTGIFETANPQVRQALQHIQREEQHHGEGILNYMQQNGMNKPQ; encoded by the coding sequence ATACAGCTTTTCAACCAGTACGTGTCTCAGGAACAGCAGCACTACAATACCATCAATCAACTTCTGCAAGGGCAACAACCCAACACTGCCGCTAATCAAGGCGTACAGCAGCAAGCCCAGCCGATGCAAAACCAAAAACTTGCCGGAATGATAAACCAGGAAGACGCCGCACTCTGCACAGACATGCTGATGACCGAAAAATTTGTATCCGGCAGCTACGACACTGGCATCTTTGAAACGGCAAATCCGCAGGTTCGTCAGGCATTGCAGCACATCCAAAGAGAAGAACAGCACCACGGTGAAGGAATATTGAACTATATGCAACAAAACGGAATGAATAAGCCGCAATAA
- a CDS encoding EutN/CcmL family microcompartment protein: MLIAKVVGHVVATKKDELLTGFKLLTICPMESKGIYKNKVEVAIDAVGAGIGEEVLVVRGTAARLAVGSPDTPVDAAIVGIIDTIDINE, encoded by the coding sequence ATGCTGATTGCAAAAGTTGTTGGACACGTGGTAGCAACCAAAAAAGATGAGCTCCTTACCGGATTCAAGTTGCTTACCATATGCCCAATGGAGAGCAAAGGCATATACAAAAATAAGGTAGAAGTTGCTATCGATGCGGTGGGCGCGGGCATCGGAGAGGAGGTTCTGGTGGTTAGAGGAACTGCAGCCAGATTGGCCGTGGGTAGCCCAGATACACCAGTTGATGCTGCCATTGTTGGGATTATCGATACGATTGATATTAATGAGTAA
- a CDS encoding sensor histidine kinase, translating to MSQDRIFQLSDIISFDTMQEILSHLSNVTGLTTLLSDNKGIALFDDEVNFNPLCRRLRNSPAGHLCEKSDAYAGLEAARSGKPFIYRCHMGAVEAAVPIIVCGNYLGIILTGQARLDKQDMDKLEQIVKPDTNLKYLQPDLQELYDRHYQSLTLVSLKKFLSYAHLLFVIANYIAEIGYRNIIQKQLSEYEVNLLQEKNNNSELEKGLALLKLKNMQAQMNPHFLFNTLNTINQQAILEGAVETPKIIHALSAILRKTLKTSNQILTIEEELNYIKNYLYIKEFVIRGRVQIELHVDESCLDGQLPIFTIQPLVDNALTHGLEPKEEGGNLSISFVRENDTVTIQIEDTGLGMPHEVLKEILLLKSSEHTKTVSIGINNVIRILNDYFGASFSWDLKSIHGEGTKFTLRIPYQKR from the coding sequence ATGTCCCAAGATCGCATTTTTCAGTTAAGTGATATCATATCGTTCGATACGATGCAAGAGATCTTAAGTCACCTTTCCAATGTCACAGGTTTAACCACATTATTATCCGACAATAAAGGAATTGCTTTATTTGACGATGAAGTCAACTTTAACCCCTTGTGCCGCCGACTTCGCAATTCCCCCGCGGGTCATCTATGCGAAAAGTCGGACGCATATGCCGGTCTGGAAGCGGCACGTAGCGGCAAACCTTTTATCTATCGCTGCCACATGGGTGCGGTAGAGGCCGCAGTCCCTATCATTGTATGTGGAAATTATCTCGGAATCATTTTAACAGGGCAGGCGCGCCTTGATAAACAAGACATGGACAAACTCGAACAAATCGTGAAACCGGATACTAACCTCAAGTATTTACAGCCAGATTTACAGGAACTTTATGACAGGCATTATCAGAGTCTGACCCTTGTCTCGTTGAAAAAGTTTTTGTCTTATGCGCATCTTCTTTTTGTGATAGCCAATTACATTGCCGAAATTGGCTATCGTAATATTATTCAAAAGCAGCTTAGTGAATATGAAGTCAATCTCTTGCAAGAGAAAAACAACAATTCAGAATTGGAAAAAGGACTCGCTTTGCTAAAACTAAAAAACATGCAAGCACAAATGAATCCACATTTTCTTTTCAACACGCTCAACACCATCAATCAGCAAGCTATATTAGAAGGGGCTGTGGAAACGCCAAAAATCATTCATGCTCTATCTGCTATTCTGAGAAAAACCCTGAAAACATCCAACCAGATTTTAACTATTGAAGAAGAATTAAACTACATTAAAAACTATCTTTATATCAAGGAGTTTGTCATCAGAGGGCGCGTACAAATAGAGCTTCATGTAGATGAATCCTGCCTAGATGGTCAGCTTCCTATCTTTACGATACAACCGCTGGTTGATAATGCCTTGACCCACGGCCTGGAGCCAAAGGAAGAAGGCGGTAATCTTTCGATTTCGTTCGTAAGAGAAAACGATACCGTTACCATTCAGATAGAAGATACCGGTCTCGGCATGCCACATGAGGTATTGAAAGAAATATTGTTGCTCAAATCAAGTGAGCATACGAAAACCGTATCAATTGGAATAAATAATGTCATAAGAATACTAAATGACTATTTCGGAGCATCCTTCTCCTGGGATTTGAAAAGCATTCACGGCGAAGGAACCAAATTCACACTTCGTATTCCTTATCAGAAAAGGTAG
- a CDS encoding BMC domain-containing protein translates to MSNAEALGIMEVVGLPAAIECADAAVKAANVRLIGYELTKGVGWVTVKVAGNIGAVQSAIAAGTVAASRITSVVGVLLLPRPHEEIKEMIYSPDNVYYQKTTKPEKGAVAEEPEVVAEILSEKTHAIETEIVEIVEVEPVLIDLSDKPEPVNAISSSDSKPATRKATCNLCGDPICPRGKGDPHKDCIHYGEVER, encoded by the coding sequence GTGTCAAATGCTGAAGCTTTAGGCATAATGGAGGTTGTTGGTCTTCCAGCCGCGATTGAGTGCGCGGATGCTGCGGTGAAAGCGGCAAATGTCCGGCTCATTGGGTATGAACTGACAAAAGGAGTCGGATGGGTAACCGTAAAGGTGGCGGGTAATATCGGTGCTGTTCAGTCAGCGATTGCAGCTGGTACGGTGGCAGCGTCAAGAATAACCTCAGTTGTGGGCGTCCTCCTTTTGCCCCGACCTCATGAGGAAATTAAAGAGATGATTTACTCTCCAGATAATGTTTATTATCAGAAAACAACTAAACCCGAAAAGGGAGCTGTCGCTGAAGAGCCGGAAGTGGTTGCTGAAATCCTGTCAGAGAAAACTCACGCAATCGAAACGGAAATAGTTGAAATTGTGGAAGTAGAACCTGTATTGATAGATCTCTCAGATAAACCGGAACCGGTTAATGCAATTTCGTCATCAGACAGTAAGCCTGCAACGCGCAAGGCAACCTGCAACCTCTGTGGTGACCCAATTTGCCCACGAGGAAAAGGTGACCCTCATAAGGATTGCATCCATTACGGTGAGGTTGAACGGTGA
- the pduA gene encoding propanediol utilization microcompartment protein PduA, whose protein sequence is MSQEALGMIETRGLVGAIEAADAMAKAANVTLTGYEKIGSGLVTVMVRGDVGAVKAATDAGAAAAQKVGEVVSIHVIPRPHSDTEKIIPKA, encoded by the coding sequence ATGTCACAAGAAGCTTTGGGAATGATTGAAACACGTGGATTGGTAGGAGCAATTGAGGCGGCGGATGCAATGGCGAAGGCCGCTAATGTTACCCTTACAGGCTATGAAAAAATCGGTTCTGGACTGGTTACCGTCATGGTGCGAGGAGATGTTGGCGCTGTAAAGGCAGCTACCGATGCCGGTGCCGCAGCCGCACAGAAGGTAGGCGAGGTAGTTTCCATTCACGTAATTCCACGTCCGCATAGCGATACTGAGAAGATTATCCCGAAGGCTTAA
- a CDS encoding flavoprotein, translated as MNYSKETVELIVREVLKQLGEVPSKPDGLKLLVLFSGGKLGADEALAQLKELRASGYQITAAFTPSAKRVLGIDWFSSVLPDSEIVTESDVLSPLDFVKDADMIAVPVLTLNTAAKVAFGIADNLMTTLFMQGLLQGKPIIAAKDACDVNHPMCPKSLKSSQVYVNRLQENCKILEKYGVLLVNAADLSREVNQCARQDVRYSANAYLKQQNTDTTIFSERVLSMGSVAEWEGKVLRVSKGTLITSAARDLAYERGIEIVRP; from the coding sequence GTGAACTATAGCAAAGAAACCGTGGAGCTGATTGTTCGTGAGGTACTCAAACAATTAGGAGAAGTACCTAGCAAGCCGGATGGCCTTAAACTGCTTGTACTCTTCAGTGGCGGGAAGTTGGGGGCTGATGAAGCGCTAGCTCAGTTAAAGGAGCTTCGAGCGAGTGGATACCAAATCACTGCTGCTTTTACACCAAGTGCAAAACGGGTGCTCGGTATTGATTGGTTCAGCTCGGTGCTTCCTGATTCAGAAATCGTAACCGAAAGCGATGTATTGTCTCCTCTTGATTTTGTCAAAGATGCCGACATGATCGCAGTACCGGTTCTGACCCTGAATACTGCGGCAAAGGTTGCCTTTGGAATCGCAGACAATCTGATGACAACCCTCTTTATGCAGGGACTGTTGCAGGGAAAACCAATAATTGCGGCTAAGGATGCCTGTGATGTGAACCATCCCATGTGTCCTAAATCACTGAAGAGCAGTCAAGTTTATGTTAATCGGCTGCAGGAAAATTGCAAGATCCTAGAAAAGTACGGAGTTCTTCTCGTGAATGCAGCCGATCTTAGCAGAGAGGTCAATCAATGCGCCAGACAGGACGTACGATATAGCGCAAACGCGTATTTGAAGCAACAGAACACTGACACGACGATATTTTCCGAAAGGGTACTGAGTATGGGTTCTGTGGCCGAATGGGAAGGCAAAGTGCTTCGGGTAAGCAAAGGGACACTCATTACGTCGGCGGCAAGAGATCTTGCTTATGAGCGCGGCATCGAAATTGTTAGGCCGTAG
- a CDS encoding aldehyde dehydrogenase family protein, with translation MEMNEATVQMIAEMVAKVMAKGKMQEQDSAEPIQCDFRGDCKKNIKQNGIFTNADEAVQAAHAAQKKLMELTLEERAELIESIRENTKENVELLAKMELEETGMGRYEDKVRKLLWTIAKTPGTEDIRPEVFSGDYGLTLVEHRPMGVACCITPSTGPSTTTIHNSICMIAAGNSVVFSPHPNAFKTSIKTVEIINRAIATAGGPDNVITTLSSTSMEMTGELMKHPKLSFILATGGPSVVKAVLCSGKRAIGAGPGNPPALVDETADLANAAKCIIAGSHFENGIQCVGEKEIVVVDSVADVLITEMEKNGAYFIRDKAMIDKLTNLVTRPDGSPNKDYIGKDPEIILKAIGINTTGEVKAITYEAPKDHITVVEEYLMSLLPIVRVKDIDEAIELAVRYEGGRQHSAIMHSKNVTNMTRFAKAVSSTIFVKNGPSYSGLGLGGEGYMTLSVAGATGEGLTSPRTFTRPQRCSLIGDFNLRSSTL, from the coding sequence ATGGAAATGAACGAAGCAACAGTACAAATGATAGCTGAAATGGTAGCTAAAGTGATGGCCAAAGGCAAAATGCAGGAGCAGGATTCAGCAGAACCTATTCAATGCGATTTTAGAGGCGACTGTAAGAAGAATATTAAACAAAACGGGATTTTTACTAACGCAGATGAGGCGGTGCAAGCAGCTCATGCTGCACAGAAAAAACTCATGGAACTGACGTTGGAGGAACGTGCCGAGCTCATCGAGTCAATCCGTGAAAACACTAAAGAGAATGTTGAGCTTTTGGCAAAGATGGAATTAGAAGAAACCGGTATGGGGCGGTATGAGGATAAGGTTCGAAAGCTACTTTGGACGATTGCGAAGACACCTGGCACCGAGGACATTCGCCCAGAGGTTTTCTCTGGAGACTACGGTTTGACCTTGGTCGAACACCGTCCAATGGGTGTGGCATGTTGCATCACACCATCCACCGGCCCCTCAACGACGACAATTCACAACAGTATTTGCATGATCGCAGCAGGAAACAGTGTTGTCTTCAGCCCACATCCCAATGCATTTAAAACATCGATAAAGACTGTTGAAATCATCAATAGGGCGATTGCTACTGCCGGTGGCCCGGATAACGTAATCACTACCTTAAGTAGCACCTCCATGGAGATGACAGGAGAGCTGATGAAGCATCCGAAACTCAGCTTCATTCTTGCAACCGGCGGCCCGAGCGTTGTTAAGGCGGTACTGTGCTCAGGCAAAAGGGCCATCGGTGCAGGCCCTGGTAATCCTCCAGCACTTGTCGATGAGACCGCCGACCTAGCCAATGCAGCGAAATGCATCATTGCGGGTAGTCACTTTGAAAACGGAATACAGTGCGTGGGTGAAAAAGAAATTGTAGTTGTTGATTCTGTTGCGGATGTGCTTATTACGGAGATGGAGAAAAACGGTGCTTACTTCATCCGGGATAAGGCAATGATTGACAAACTAACCAATTTGGTAACCCGACCCGATGGTTCGCCTAATAAGGATTACATTGGCAAAGATCCGGAGATTATTCTAAAGGCAATTGGTATCAATACGACTGGTGAAGTAAAGGCCATTACCTATGAAGCACCCAAGGACCACATTACAGTTGTGGAAGAATATCTTATGTCCCTGCTGCCCATCGTGCGCGTGAAAGACATCGACGAGGCCATTGAACTCGCTGTTCGCTATGAGGGCGGACGACAACACAGCGCGATCATGCATTCAAAGAATGTCACAAACATGACCAGATTTGCCAAAGCTGTTTCCTCAACCATTTTTGTAAAGAACGGTCCTTCGTATAGTGGTCTCGGCCTCGGCGGTGAAGGCTACATGACCCTGAGTGTTGCAGGGGCGACCGGAGAAGGGCTCACGTCCCCACGAACCTTTACTCGCCCGCAGAGATGCTCCCTGATTGGTGATTTTAATTTGAGAAGTTCAACCCTTTAA
- a CDS encoding BMC domain-containing protein: MVDDKFRIISEDVPGREVSLCHLIANPDIKLTEMLGLQKTAFAILSVTPSEVAYIAADRITKMAPVELVFADRYLGTLMVAGQVSALETVLEETVSFLHITLGIEIVPITRS, encoded by the coding sequence ATGGTTGATGATAAATTCCGTATCATTTCAGAGGACGTACCAGGCAGAGAGGTTTCTTTATGCCATCTGATTGCAAATCCGGATATTAAGTTGACTGAGATGCTCGGACTGCAAAAAACAGCATTTGCCATATTGTCCGTAACCCCCAGCGAAGTTGCATATATCGCAGCTGATCGAATCACCAAAATGGCGCCTGTGGAACTGGTGTTCGCCGATCGTTATCTTGGTACATTGATGGTAGCAGGGCAGGTGAGTGCTCTGGAAACCGTATTGGAAGAAACAGTGTCCTTTTTGCACATTACTTTGGGAATTGAGATAGTTCCAATTACCCGTTCCTAA
- the buk gene encoding butyrate kinase yields MYKILVINPGSTSTKLAIYDKGKPPVENTIRHDIEKIRQFPNISSQLTFRKEVILEWLNNINVPVASFDAIVTRGGLVKPLVSGAYLVNEAMLADLRAAKYGEHACNLGALIAYDLAKNHSIPCYTVDPAVVDELEPVARLSGNPLFERRTTFHALNQKAVARRAARDLGKRYDECNLVVAHLGGGITVGAHHKGCVIDVNNGVEGEGAFTPERSGGLPAAQLVELCFGGKYTKPEILRMIMGGGGVSAYLGVTDMRQVEELMEQGDKRAALIFEGMGYQVAKEIGAYTAAIGEKVDAIVLTGGIAYSSKMTDLIIARVKLFAPVLVYPGEDENGALAEGAIRVLSGEEVAKVYG; encoded by the coding sequence ATGTATAAAATATTGGTTATAAACCCGGGCTCGACCTCAACAAAGCTTGCAATTTATGACAAAGGCAAACCACCAGTGGAAAATACAATCCGGCACGATATAGAGAAAATCCGGCAATTCCCGAATATAAGCAGCCAGCTTACCTTTCGTAAAGAAGTTATCCTGGAGTGGCTAAATAATATAAACGTGCCGGTAGCTAGCTTTGACGCAATAGTAACCAGAGGTGGACTGGTAAAGCCTCTTGTCAGTGGAGCTTACCTCGTGAATGAAGCCATGCTGGCAGATTTGAGAGCGGCTAAATACGGAGAACATGCTTGCAATCTGGGGGCGCTGATTGCTTATGACCTTGCGAAGAATCATTCTATTCCCTGCTATACGGTAGACCCTGCCGTTGTGGACGAGTTGGAGCCGGTAGCCCGTTTATCTGGTAATCCGCTTTTTGAACGGAGAACTACCTTTCACGCGCTGAATCAAAAGGCTGTCGCCCGCAGGGCAGCACGGGACTTGGGAAAACGGTATGACGAGTGCAATCTGGTGGTGGCGCATCTCGGTGGAGGAATTACTGTAGGAGCGCATCATAAGGGCTGCGTGATAGACGTAAACAATGGGGTTGAAGGCGAAGGCGCTTTTACACCGGAACGGTCGGGTGGACTTCCTGCAGCTCAACTGGTGGAGCTCTGTTTTGGCGGGAAATATACCAAACCGGAAATTCTGCGTATGATTATGGGTGGTGGAGGCGTATCGGCTTATTTGGGAGTGACCGATATGCGCCAGGTTGAAGAACTGATGGAACAGGGAGACAAGAGAGCAGCCTTGATTTTTGAGGGAATGGGGTATCAGGTTGCCAAGGAAATCGGGGCGTATACGGCTGCCATTGGCGAAAAAGTCGATGCAATTGTGTTAACAGGTGGAATTGCATATTCAAGCAAAATGACAGATTTGATCATAGCTCGTGTCAAGCTTTTTGCACCTGTTCTTGTCTATCCAGGCGAGGACGAAAACGGCGCTTTGGCGGAGGGCGCAATCCGAGTACTTAGCGGAGAAGAAGTGGCAAAGGTGTATGGTTAA